Proteins encoded in a region of the Leopardus geoffroyi isolate Oge1 chromosome E2, O.geoffroyi_Oge1_pat1.0, whole genome shotgun sequence genome:
- the CARMIL2 gene encoding LOW QUALITY PROTEIN: capping protein, Arp2/3 and myosin-I linker protein 2 (The sequence of the model RefSeq protein was modified relative to this genomic sequence to represent the inferred CDS: inserted 1 base in 1 codon), with protein sequence MAQTPDGISCELRGEITRFLWPKEAELLLKTWLPEREGAERGHVLALLRWRAYLLHTCLPLRVDCTFSYLEVQTMALQETPPQVTFELESLPELVLEFAGVAALEQLAQHIAAAIKKVFPRSNLGKLFRKPTSSSMLARLERSSPSEDTLPSSPCGGFLETYEALCDYNGFPFREEIQWDVDTIYHRQGCRHFSLGDFSHLGSRDLALSVAALSYNLWFQCLSCVDMKLSLEVSEQILHMMSQSSHLEELVLENCGLRGDFVRRLAQALAGHSSSALRELSLAGNLLDDRGMAALSRHLEYRPGALRKLSLAQTGLTARGMRSLGRALASNVAFDSALNHLDLSGNPGALGSSEDSGGLYSFLSRPNVLMFLNLAGTDTALDTVRGXVSGWMIGRASGRARDLRVDPWGGWRGAQSIAGVAYTLFPQLFAALAGGCCTSLSHLDASRNVFSRTKSRAAPDALQLFLSRAETLRHLGLAGCKLPPDALRALLEGLALNTHTGDLHLDLSACELRSAGAQVIQDLVCDAGAVSSLDLADNGFGSDMVTLVLAIGRSRSLRHVALGRNFNVRCKETLDDVLHRIVQLMQDDDCPLQSLSVAESRLKLASSVLLRALGTNPNLTALDISGNAMGDTGAKMLAKALRVNTRLRSVVWDRNHTSALGLLDVAQALEQNRSLKAMPLPLNDVAQAHRSRPEMTTRAVHQIQACLLRNNRADHASSDRTSCPQPPGLVSDPSEQEVNELCQSVQEHVELLGCGAGPQGEAAVHQAEDAIQNANFSLSILPILYEAGSSPSHQWQLRQKLEGLLGQVGEVCRKDIQDFTQATLDTTRSLCPQMLQGPRWREQLEGVLVGSRGLPELLPEHLLQDAFTRLRDMRLSVTGTLAESIVAQALEGLNAARDRLVESLAQQATVTMPPAIPALDGGEPSPLGPGELEGLFFSEEVREKQKDEEEQKHDSPPQKWPESSQCFHLVLSTHSAAEEPEPELAAPGEDAEPQAGPSARGSPSPATPGPQAGPLPCMDLPPSGEPLRHPTRARPRPRRQYHHRPPPGGPQVLPALPQEGNGLSARVDEGVEEFFSKRLIQQDSLWVPEEDSANEGGTTPVPRTLRKKLGTLFAFKKPRSTRGSRPDLETSPGAAPRTRKTTLGDLLRPPSRPGRGEEPGGAEGGTSSPDPAHRSRPRYTRESKAYSMILLPAEEEETLGTRPDKRRPLERGDTELAPSFEQRVQVMLQRIGVSRSSGSAEGKRKQSKDGEIKKAGSDGDIMDSSTEAPPISIKSRTHSVSADPSCRPGPGSQGPESTTWKTLGQQLNAELRGRGWGQQDGPGPPSPCPSPSPRRTSPSPDSLVLPEDPCLGPRNEDGQLRPRPLSAGRRAVSVHEDQLQTPAERPLRLQRSPVLKRRPKPEAPSSPGLGSGLGAQPLPPQPTEPSSPEQKPPSPATDQRGGGPNP encoded by the exons atGGCCCAGACCCCCGACGGCATATCCTGTGAGCTGCGAG GCGAGATCACCAGATTCCTGTGGCCCAAGGAGGCTGAGCTGCTGCTGAAAACCTGGCTACCAGAACGGGAGGGTGCTGAGCGAGGTCATGTCTTG GCACTGCTACGATGGAGAGCCTACCTGCTCCACACCTGCCTTCCCCTGAGG GTGGACTGCACATTCAGCTACCTGGAGGTCCAGACCATGGCACTGCAGGAGACACCCCCTCAG gtcaCTTTTGAGCTAGAGTCTCTGCCTGAGCTGGTCCTGGAGTTTGCTGGTGTAGCTGCCCTGGAACAGCTGGCCCAGCACATTGCTGCAGCCATCAAGAAGGTCTTCCCTCGCTCGAACCTTGG GAAGCTATTCCGGAAGCCCACATCCTCCTCCATGCTGGCTCGGCTGGAGAGAAGCAGCCCCTCCGAAGACACCTTGCCCAGCAGCCCCTGTG GTGGCTTCTTGGAGACGTATGAGGCTCTGTGTGACTACAATGGCTTCCCTTTCCGAGAGGAGATTCAGTGG GATGTGGACACCATCTACCATCGTCAGGGCTGCCGCCACTTCAGCCTAGGCGACTTCAGCCATCTGGGCAGTCG CGACCTGGCGTTGAGTGTGGCTGCCCTGTCCTACAACCTGTGGTTCCAGTGCCTCTCCTGTGTGGACATGAAGCTG AGCCTTGAGGTCTCGGAACAGATTCTGCACATGATGAGTCAATCGTCCCACCTGGAGGAGCTAGTGCTAGAGAACTGTGGCCTGAGGGG AGACTTTGTCCGGCGACTGGCCCAGGCACTGGCAGGGCACTCGAGCTCTGCCCTCCGGGAGCTTAGCCTGGCGGGGAACCTGCTAGATGATCGAG GCATGGCTGCTCTCAGCAGACACCTAGAGTATCGTCCTGGAGCCCTGAGGAAACTCAGCCTAGCGCAGACAGGGTTGACAGCTCGAG GAATGAGGTCTCTGGGCCGGGCACTGGCTTCTAATGTGGCCTTTGACTCTGCCCTGAACCACTTGGATCTTTCCGGGAACCCTGGGGCGCTGGGGTCCTCGGAGGACAGTGGG GGCCTCTATAGTTTCCTGAGCCGTCCTAATGTTCTGATGTTCCTGAATCTCGCGGGCACCGACACCGCCCTGGACACTGTGAGAG TGGTCAGTGGGTGGATGATCGGTAGGGCCAGTGGCCGGGCCCGAGACCTGAGGGTAGACCcgtggggggggtggcggggggctcAATCTATCGCCGGTGTAGCCTACACACTCTTCCCGCAGCTCTTCGCAGCGCTGGCCGGCGGCTGCTGCACTAGCCTCAGCCACCTGGACGCCTCGAGGAACGTCTTCTCCCGCAC GAAGTCCCGGGCTGCGCCCGACGCGCTCCAACTCTTCCTCAGCCGTGCGGAGACGCTTCGGCACCTGGGCCTGGCGGGCTGTAAGCTGCCGCCCGACGCGCTCAG GGCCCTTTTGGAAGGCCTTGCGCTAAACACGCACACGGGCGACCTGCACCTGGACCTCAGCGCTTGTGAG CTGCGTTCAGCGGGCGCTCAGGTGATACAGGACTTAGTGTGCGACGCCGGCGCAGTGAGCTCCCTGGATCTGGCGGATAATG GCTTCGGCTCAGACATGGTGACTCTGGTGCTGGCCATCGGGAGGAGTCGGTCCCTGCGACATGTGGCACTTGGAAGGAACTTCAACGTCCGGTGCAA GGAGACCCTGGACGACGTCCTGCACCGGATTGTCCAGCTCATGCAGGATGATGACTGT CCCCTACAGTCTCTGTCGGTGGCTGAGTCGCGGCTGAAGCTGGCCTCCAGCGTCCTGCTCCGGGCCCTGGGCACGAATCCTAACCTGACGGCGCTGGATATCAGCGGCAACGCCATGGGGGATACCGGCGCCAAGATGCTGGCCAAGGCACTTCGGGTCAACACTAGGCTCCG GTCTGTCGTCTGGGACCGGAACCACACGTCTGCTCTGGGCCTGCTGGACGTAGCGCAGGCCCTGGAGCAGAACCGCAGCCTAAAGGCCATGCCTCTGCCACTGAACGACGTGGCCCAGGCACATCGCAGCCGCCCGGAAATGACCACACGTGCAGTGCATCAG ATCCAAGCCTGTCTTTTGAGGAATAACCGTGCGGACCATGCCTCTTCTGACCGCACTTCCTGTCCGCAGCCACCGGGTCTGGTCTCCGACCCTTCAGAGCAG gaaGTGAACGAACTGTGTCAGTCAGTGCAGGAGCATGTAGAGCTACTGGGCTGTGGGGCTGGACCCCAGGGTGAAGCTGCTGTGCACCAGGCTGAAGATGCCATCCAAAATGCCAACTTCTCTCTCAGT ATTCTCCCAATTCTGTATGAGGCTGGAAGCTCCCCAAGTCATCAGTGGCAGCTGCGGCAAAAGCTAGAGGGCCTCCTGGGACAGGTGGGCGAGGTCTGCCGTAAAGATATTCAA GATTTCACTCAGGCTACACTGGACACAACAAGGAGCCTCTGCCCCCAGATGCTACAGGGACCCAGGTGGAGGGAGCAGCTAGAGGGGGTTCTGGTGGGCTCAAGGGGCCTCCCAGAACTGCTCCCAGAGCACCTGCTGCAAGATGCCTTCACTAGGCTCCG ggATATGCGGTTGTCAGTCACGGGGACCTTGGCAGAGAGCATTGTGGCTCAGGCCTTGGAGGGGCTGAATGCAGCCCGTGATCGGCTG GTGGAGAGTCTGGCTCAGCAGGCAACAGTGACAATGCCTCCTGCCATACCAGCACTGGATGGAGGTGAGCCCAGCCCCCTTGGGCCTGGGGAATTGGAAGGTCTtttcttctctgaggaggtgagggAAAAGCAGAAGGATGAAGAGGAACAGAAG caTGACAGTCCTCCACAGAAATGGCCTGAGTCCAGCCAATGTTTTCACCTGGTCCTCTCCACTCACA GTGCTGCTGAGGAACCGGAGCCCGAGCTGGCGGCTCCGGGGGAAGATGCAGAGCCGCAGGCGGGGCCTTCTGCCCGTGGCTCTCCGAGCCCTGCCACCCCGGGTCCCCAGGCCGGCCCACTGCCTTGCATGGACCTGCCACCCTCTGGGGAGCCCCTACGCCATCCGACCCGGGCCCGGCCGCGGCCGCGGCGCCAGTACCACCACCGTCCGCCACCGGGGGGCCCCCAG GTGCTCCCAGCCCTGCCGCAGGAAGGGAATGGACTCAGTGCCCGCGTGGACGAAGGTGTGGAGGAATTCTTCTCCAAAAGGCTGATCCAGCAGGATAGCCT CTGGGTTCCTGAAGAGGACTCAGCCAATGAAGGGGGTACCACCCCTGTCCCCCGTACACTGAGAAAGAAGCTGGGTACCCTGTTTGCCTTTAAGAAGCCTCGTTCAACCCGGGGGTCACGGCCTGATCTAGAGACCAGCCCTGGGGCAGCTCCCCGTACTCGAAAGACCACACTGGGAGACCTGTTGCGGCCACCATCCCGCCCTGGTCGTGGGGAGGAGCCTGGTGGAGCTGAGGGGGGCACCAGCAGCCCAGACCCGGCCCATAGGAGCCGGCCTCGTTATACCCGGGAAAGCAAAGCCTATTCAATGATACTACTACCTGCTGAGGAGGAGGAAACACTGGGCACCAGACCTGACAAG CGGCGGCCCCTGGAGCGGGGAGACACAGAGCTGGCCCCATCCTTTGAACAGCGGGTACAAGTGATGCTGCAGAGGATTGGTGTGAGCAGAAGCAGCGGGAGTGCTGAAGGCAAGAGGAAGCAA AGCAAGGATGGAGAGATCAAGAAGGCTGGCTCGGATG GTGACATTATGGACAGTTCCACAGAGGCCCCTCCCATCTCAATCAAGTCCCGCACCCACTCCGTGTCGGCTG ACCCCTCATGCAGACCTGGTCCAGGGAGCCAAGGTCCGGAGTCCACCACCTGGAAGACACTAGGACAGCAGCTGAATGCAGAGCTCAGGGGCCGTGGTTGGGGCCAACAGGATGGTCCAGGCCCCCCCTCCCCTTGTCCCAGCCCCAGTCCACGAAGAACCAGCCCCTCCCCTGACAGCCTGGTCCTCCCAGAGGACCCTTGCCTGGGCCCTAGGAACGAAG ATGGCCAGCTGAGGCCGAGGCCTCTCTCGGCAGGGCGACGAGCAGTGTCTGTGCATGAGGACCAGCTCCAGACCCCTGCTG AACGGCCCCTGCGGCTGCAGCGCTCCCCTGTTCTCAAGAGGAGGCCAAAGCCTGAGGCACCCTCATCTCCAGGCCTAG GATCTGGTCTTGGAGCCCAACCTCTGCCCCCACAGCCCACAGAGCCCTCTAGTCCTGAGCAGAAGCCACCCTCCCCAGCCACAGACCAAAGAGGCGGCGGCCCCAACCCCTga
- the ACD gene encoding adrenocortical dysplasia protein homolog isoform X1 has translation MAQTPGPCSEIPWCIPGMAGSGSLVLRPWIRELVLGSDTLSSPQVGQLLEVLREAEAPGPSRAPDSSDVAATLLVSDGTHSVRCLVTWETLDASDWEEKEFGFRGAEGRLLLLQDCGVRVQVAEGGAPAEFYLQVNRFSLLPTEQPRERVIGCNQDPDVQKKLYDCLEEHLSESVSPSAGLSLSQLLDEVQEDQEHRGALVHLAESCLMLAGPYTAPPLTRWASSHHRTMGEAVYTVPSSWLHISENDQRVLSSLGPGQRIQDPELPPPDPALEDLSLTLISPSSPTSSGTPALPGHMSSEESGASISLLPALSLAASDPVQKGSSQPVPAICSAPGPLPPSSIHPSRGPRSPLLSCTPSLSPLGHVPSPRQAIVTRAQKPSLEFKELGLPPKNWHHSPRTRTTTGALESSPVGAPLQIHHHLQDPPKKHRDGSAFQYEYEPPCASLCAQVQAVRLPPQLVAWALHLLMEPQLESELTQV, from the exons ATGGCCCAAACGCCGGGCCCCTGCTCGGAGATACCCTG GTGCATCCCGGGAATGGCAGGCTCGGGGAGCTTGGTCCTGCGGCCCTGGATTCGAGAGCTGGTCCTGGGGTCAGATACACTCTCAAGTCCGCAGGTGGGGCAGCTGCTAGAG GTGCTACGAGAGGCCGAGGCTCCGGGCCCGTCCCGCGCCCCTGACTCGTCTGATGTCGCGGCCACACTGCTTGTGTCTGACGGGACCCACAGTGTCCGATGCCTAGTGACGTGGGAGACCCTGGACGCCTCGGATTG ggaggagaaggagttCGGCTTCCGAGGGGCAGAAGgccggctgctgctgctgcaggatTGTGGGGTCCGCGTCCAAGTCGCCGAAGGCGGCGCG CCCGCGGAGTTCTACCTCCAGGTGAACCGCTTCAGCCTGCTGCCCACTGAGCAGCCCCGGGAACGGGTGATTGGTTG caaccAAGACCCGGATGTGCAGAAAAAGCTCTATGACTGTTTGGA GGAGCACCTTTCAGAGTCCGTCTCCCCCAGTGCAG GCCTTTCACTGTCCCAACTTCTGGATGAGGTGCAGGAGGACCAGGAGCATCGGGGGGCGTTAGTGCACCTGGCTGAGAGCTGTCTGATGCTGGCAGGCCCTTACACAGCACCCCCTCTTACCCGCTGGGCCTCCTCCCACCATAGGACCATG GGAGAAGCTGTGTACACTGTCCCCAGCTCATGGCTGCACATCTCTGAGAATGACCAGCGAGTTCTGAGCTCTCTGGGTCCAGGTCAGAGGATACAGG ACCCTGAGCTGCCCCCACCAGACCCAGCTCTGGAAGACCTATCGCTGACCCTGATCTCTCCTTCCTCACCTACGTCCTCAG GAACCCCTGCTTTACCCGGCCACATGTCCTCTGAGGAAAGCGGTGCCAGCATCAGCCTTCTGCCTGCCCTGTCCTTGGCTGCTTCAGACCCAGTGCAGAAGGGCAGCTCCCAGCCTGTGCCAGCCATCTGTTCAgcccctggccccctgccccccagttcCATACACCCTAGCCGTGGACCCAGATCCCCACTCCTGAGCTGCACCCCAAGTCTCTCACCCCTTGGTCATGTACCCAGTCCACGTCAGGCCATTGTGACCAGGGCCCAGAAACCTAGCTTGGAGTTCAAGGAGCTAGGATTGCCCCCCAAGAACTGGCACCACTCTCCAAGGACAAGAACGACCACAGGAGCCCTGGAGTCCAGCCCTGTTGGG GCCCCTCTCCAGATACACCACCACCTTCAGGACCCTCCAAAGAAGCATCGTGATGGTTCTGCCTTCCAATATGAGTATGAGCCACCCTGCGCCTCCCTCTGTGCCCAGGTGCAAGCTGTCAG gcttcctccccagcttgtggcCTGGGCCTTGCACCTTCTGATGGAGCCACAGCTGGAGTCTGAGCTCACCCAGGTGTGA
- the ACD gene encoding adrenocortical dysplasia protein homolog isoform X2, with the protein MAQTPGPCSEIPWCIPGMAGSGSLVLRPWIRELVLGSDTLSSPQVGQLLEVLREAEAPGPSRAPDSSDVAATLLVSDGTHSVRCLVTWETLDASDWEEKEFGFRGAEGRLLLLQDCGVRVQVAEGGAPAEFYLQVNRFSLLPTEQPRERVIGCNQDPDVQKKLYDCLEEHLSESVSPSAGLSLSQLLDEVQEDQEHRGALVHLAESCLMLAGPYTAPPLTRWASSHHRTMGEAVYTVPSSWLHISENDQRVLSSLGPGQRIQDPELPPPDPALEDLSLTLISPSSPTSSGTPALPGHMSSEESGASISLLPALSLAASDPVQKGSSQPVPAICSAPGPLPPSSIHPSRGPRSPLLSCTPSLSPLGHVPSPRQAIVTRAQKPSLEFKELGLPPKNWHHSPRTRTTTGALESSPVGDPPKKHRDGSAFQYEYEPPCASLCAQVQAVRLPPQLVAWALHLLMEPQLESELTQV; encoded by the exons ATGGCCCAAACGCCGGGCCCCTGCTCGGAGATACCCTG GTGCATCCCGGGAATGGCAGGCTCGGGGAGCTTGGTCCTGCGGCCCTGGATTCGAGAGCTGGTCCTGGGGTCAGATACACTCTCAAGTCCGCAGGTGGGGCAGCTGCTAGAG GTGCTACGAGAGGCCGAGGCTCCGGGCCCGTCCCGCGCCCCTGACTCGTCTGATGTCGCGGCCACACTGCTTGTGTCTGACGGGACCCACAGTGTCCGATGCCTAGTGACGTGGGAGACCCTGGACGCCTCGGATTG ggaggagaaggagttCGGCTTCCGAGGGGCAGAAGgccggctgctgctgctgcaggatTGTGGGGTCCGCGTCCAAGTCGCCGAAGGCGGCGCG CCCGCGGAGTTCTACCTCCAGGTGAACCGCTTCAGCCTGCTGCCCACTGAGCAGCCCCGGGAACGGGTGATTGGTTG caaccAAGACCCGGATGTGCAGAAAAAGCTCTATGACTGTTTGGA GGAGCACCTTTCAGAGTCCGTCTCCCCCAGTGCAG GCCTTTCACTGTCCCAACTTCTGGATGAGGTGCAGGAGGACCAGGAGCATCGGGGGGCGTTAGTGCACCTGGCTGAGAGCTGTCTGATGCTGGCAGGCCCTTACACAGCACCCCCTCTTACCCGCTGGGCCTCCTCCCACCATAGGACCATG GGAGAAGCTGTGTACACTGTCCCCAGCTCATGGCTGCACATCTCTGAGAATGACCAGCGAGTTCTGAGCTCTCTGGGTCCAGGTCAGAGGATACAGG ACCCTGAGCTGCCCCCACCAGACCCAGCTCTGGAAGACCTATCGCTGACCCTGATCTCTCCTTCCTCACCTACGTCCTCAG GAACCCCTGCTTTACCCGGCCACATGTCCTCTGAGGAAAGCGGTGCCAGCATCAGCCTTCTGCCTGCCCTGTCCTTGGCTGCTTCAGACCCAGTGCAGAAGGGCAGCTCCCAGCCTGTGCCAGCCATCTGTTCAgcccctggccccctgccccccagttcCATACACCCTAGCCGTGGACCCAGATCCCCACTCCTGAGCTGCACCCCAAGTCTCTCACCCCTTGGTCATGTACCCAGTCCACGTCAGGCCATTGTGACCAGGGCCCAGAAACCTAGCTTGGAGTTCAAGGAGCTAGGATTGCCCCCCAAGAACTGGCACCACTCTCCAAGGACAAGAACGACCACAGGAGCCCTGGAGTCCAGCCCTGTTGGG GACCCTCCAAAGAAGCATCGTGATGGTTCTGCCTTCCAATATGAGTATGAGCCACCCTGCGCCTCCCTCTGTGCCCAGGTGCAAGCTGTCAG gcttcctccccagcttgtggcCTGGGCCTTGCACCTTCTGATGGAGCCACAGCTGGAGTCTGAGCTCACCCAGGTGTGA
- the ACD gene encoding adrenocortical dysplasia protein homolog isoform X3 — protein MAGSGSLVLRPWIRELVLGSDTLSSPQVGQLLEVLREAEAPGPSRAPDSSDVAATLLVSDGTHSVRCLVTWETLDASDWEEKEFGFRGAEGRLLLLQDCGVRVQVAEGGAPAEFYLQVNRFSLLPTEQPRERVIGCNQDPDVQKKLYDCLEEHLSESVSPSAGLSLSQLLDEVQEDQEHRGALVHLAESCLMLAGPYTAPPLTRWASSHHRTMGEAVYTVPSSWLHISENDQRVLSSLGPGQRIQDPELPPPDPALEDLSLTLISPSSPTSSGTPALPGHMSSEESGASISLLPALSLAASDPVQKGSSQPVPAICSAPGPLPPSSIHPSRGPRSPLLSCTPSLSPLGHVPSPRQAIVTRAQKPSLEFKELGLPPKNWHHSPRTRTTTGALESSPVGAPLQIHHHLQDPPKKHRDGSAFQYEYEPPCASLCAQVQAVRLPPQLVAWALHLLMEPQLESELTQV, from the exons ATGGCAGGCTCGGGGAGCTTGGTCCTGCGGCCCTGGATTCGAGAGCTGGTCCTGGGGTCAGATACACTCTCAAGTCCGCAGGTGGGGCAGCTGCTAGAG GTGCTACGAGAGGCCGAGGCTCCGGGCCCGTCCCGCGCCCCTGACTCGTCTGATGTCGCGGCCACACTGCTTGTGTCTGACGGGACCCACAGTGTCCGATGCCTAGTGACGTGGGAGACCCTGGACGCCTCGGATTG ggaggagaaggagttCGGCTTCCGAGGGGCAGAAGgccggctgctgctgctgcaggatTGTGGGGTCCGCGTCCAAGTCGCCGAAGGCGGCGCG CCCGCGGAGTTCTACCTCCAGGTGAACCGCTTCAGCCTGCTGCCCACTGAGCAGCCCCGGGAACGGGTGATTGGTTG caaccAAGACCCGGATGTGCAGAAAAAGCTCTATGACTGTTTGGA GGAGCACCTTTCAGAGTCCGTCTCCCCCAGTGCAG GCCTTTCACTGTCCCAACTTCTGGATGAGGTGCAGGAGGACCAGGAGCATCGGGGGGCGTTAGTGCACCTGGCTGAGAGCTGTCTGATGCTGGCAGGCCCTTACACAGCACCCCCTCTTACCCGCTGGGCCTCCTCCCACCATAGGACCATG GGAGAAGCTGTGTACACTGTCCCCAGCTCATGGCTGCACATCTCTGAGAATGACCAGCGAGTTCTGAGCTCTCTGGGTCCAGGTCAGAGGATACAGG ACCCTGAGCTGCCCCCACCAGACCCAGCTCTGGAAGACCTATCGCTGACCCTGATCTCTCCTTCCTCACCTACGTCCTCAG GAACCCCTGCTTTACCCGGCCACATGTCCTCTGAGGAAAGCGGTGCCAGCATCAGCCTTCTGCCTGCCCTGTCCTTGGCTGCTTCAGACCCAGTGCAGAAGGGCAGCTCCCAGCCTGTGCCAGCCATCTGTTCAgcccctggccccctgccccccagttcCATACACCCTAGCCGTGGACCCAGATCCCCACTCCTGAGCTGCACCCCAAGTCTCTCACCCCTTGGTCATGTACCCAGTCCACGTCAGGCCATTGTGACCAGGGCCCAGAAACCTAGCTTGGAGTTCAAGGAGCTAGGATTGCCCCCCAAGAACTGGCACCACTCTCCAAGGACAAGAACGACCACAGGAGCCCTGGAGTCCAGCCCTGTTGGG GCCCCTCTCCAGATACACCACCACCTTCAGGACCCTCCAAAGAAGCATCGTGATGGTTCTGCCTTCCAATATGAGTATGAGCCACCCTGCGCCTCCCTCTGTGCCCAGGTGCAAGCTGTCAG gcttcctccccagcttgtggcCTGGGCCTTGCACCTTCTGATGGAGCCACAGCTGGAGTCTGAGCTCACCCAGGTGTGA
- the ACD gene encoding adrenocortical dysplasia protein homolog isoform X4: MAQTPGPCSEIPWCIPGMAGSGSLVLRPWIRELVLGSDTLSSPQVGQLLEVLREAEAPGPSRAPDSSDVAATLLVSDGTHSVRCLVTWETLDASDWEEKEFGFRGAEGRLLLLQDCGVRVQVAEGGAPAEFYLQVNRFSLLPTEQPRERVIGCNQDPDVQKKLYDCLEEHLSESVSPSAGLSLSQLLDEVQEDQEHRGALVHLAESCLMLAGPYTAPPLTRWASSHHRTMGEAVYTVPSSWLHISENDQRVLSSLGPGQRIQDPELPPPDPALEDLSLTLISPSSPTSSGTPALPGHMSSEESGASISLLPALSLAASDPVQKGSSQPVPAICSAPGPLPPSSIHPSRGPRSPLLSCTPSLSPLGHVPSPRQAIVTRAQKPSLEFKELGLPPKNWHHSPRTRTTTGALESSPVGGSL, encoded by the exons ATGGCCCAAACGCCGGGCCCCTGCTCGGAGATACCCTG GTGCATCCCGGGAATGGCAGGCTCGGGGAGCTTGGTCCTGCGGCCCTGGATTCGAGAGCTGGTCCTGGGGTCAGATACACTCTCAAGTCCGCAGGTGGGGCAGCTGCTAGAG GTGCTACGAGAGGCCGAGGCTCCGGGCCCGTCCCGCGCCCCTGACTCGTCTGATGTCGCGGCCACACTGCTTGTGTCTGACGGGACCCACAGTGTCCGATGCCTAGTGACGTGGGAGACCCTGGACGCCTCGGATTG ggaggagaaggagttCGGCTTCCGAGGGGCAGAAGgccggctgctgctgctgcaggatTGTGGGGTCCGCGTCCAAGTCGCCGAAGGCGGCGCG CCCGCGGAGTTCTACCTCCAGGTGAACCGCTTCAGCCTGCTGCCCACTGAGCAGCCCCGGGAACGGGTGATTGGTTG caaccAAGACCCGGATGTGCAGAAAAAGCTCTATGACTGTTTGGA GGAGCACCTTTCAGAGTCCGTCTCCCCCAGTGCAG GCCTTTCACTGTCCCAACTTCTGGATGAGGTGCAGGAGGACCAGGAGCATCGGGGGGCGTTAGTGCACCTGGCTGAGAGCTGTCTGATGCTGGCAGGCCCTTACACAGCACCCCCTCTTACCCGCTGGGCCTCCTCCCACCATAGGACCATG GGAGAAGCTGTGTACACTGTCCCCAGCTCATGGCTGCACATCTCTGAGAATGACCAGCGAGTTCTGAGCTCTCTGGGTCCAGGTCAGAGGATACAGG ACCCTGAGCTGCCCCCACCAGACCCAGCTCTGGAAGACCTATCGCTGACCCTGATCTCTCCTTCCTCACCTACGTCCTCAG GAACCCCTGCTTTACCCGGCCACATGTCCTCTGAGGAAAGCGGTGCCAGCATCAGCCTTCTGCCTGCCCTGTCCTTGGCTGCTTCAGACCCAGTGCAGAAGGGCAGCTCCCAGCCTGTGCCAGCCATCTGTTCAgcccctggccccctgccccccagttcCATACACCCTAGCCGTGGACCCAGATCCCCACTCCTGAGCTGCACCCCAAGTCTCTCACCCCTTGGTCATGTACCCAGTCCACGTCAGGCCATTGTGACCAGGGCCCAGAAACCTAGCTTGGAGTTCAAGGAGCTAGGATTGCCCCCCAAGAACTGGCACCACTCTCCAAGGACAAGAACGACCACAGGAGCCCTGGAGTCCAGCCCTGTTGGG GGGTCCTTGTAG